In a genomic window of Chaetodon trifascialis isolate fChaTrf1 chromosome 8, fChaTrf1.hap1, whole genome shotgun sequence:
- the sema3bl gene encoding sema domain, immunoglobulin domain (Ig), short basic domain, secreted, (semaphorin) 3bl: MKEFTPFFSMILVALLVATVSATKLNVPRLRLSYKDLLSTNRSSIFSGHHGQLSLTAVFLDEYRDRLFLGGKDVLYSLLLGPASSESKEIYWPPLPGNREDCIETGKEPQTECANFVRLLQPYNRTHLLACGTGAFQPMCAFISVGHRGEHVFSMDPTNVENGRGKVPHDPSFPFASTFSGGELYTGLTADFLGRDSVIFRSMGGRSTMRTETDQKLLHDPKFIAAHLIPDNDDRDNDKVYFFFTEKATDAGDREGAIHTRIGRVCANDIGGQRVLVNKWSTFIKARLVCSVPGPHGIDTHFNQLEDVFLLRTKDERNPDIYAIFSTISNVFQGFAVCVYRMADIREAFNGPFAHKEGPDYQWGAYEGRVPYPRPGVCPSKITNQPGREFGSTKDFPDSVLQFARNHPLMWRPVYPALRQPVLVKANTPYKLRQIVVDRVEAEDGQYDVMFIGTDVGTVLKVIALHSGNSLETEEVTLEELQVFKVPTPITSMDISVKRQALYVGSPAGVAQVKLHRCETYGKACAECCLARDPYCAWDGSLCARYVPNSKRRYRRQDIRHGNPVLQCMDQNLSEELDVAEDRVVYATENNSTFLECVPRSPQATVTWLVQRDDRKEEVKLDDRVMSTEQGLLFRRLFRQDEGMYICRSREHGFTQTLARLTLEVLQGETVDELMARDNVGLSDSFKDRSTGGYRAWMPCSTYSRAGSSSQISQSRTWFKDIMQLIGPSNLPHVEEYCERMWCNDKLRRKHKSMLEKFRQAQDSARKARSKSSGERNRTPRDLSARKE, from the exons acctGCTGTCCACCAACAGGTCGTCGATCTTCAGCGGTCATCACGGCCAGCTGTCTCTTACCGCCGTCTTCCTGGATGAGTATCGAGACCGCCTCTTCCTGGGAGGCAAAGATGTCCTGTACTCTCTCCTGCTGGGGCCTGCCAGCAGCGAGTCCAAAGAG ATCTACTGGCCCCCGTTACCTGGCAACAGAGAGGACTGCATTGAAACAGGGAAGGAACCGCAG ACCGAGTGTGCCAACTTTGTTCGCCTCCTGCAGCCCTACAACCGCACCCACCTCCTGGCCTGTGGCACCGGTGCCTTCCAGCCTATGTGTGCCTTCATCAGTGTGGGCCACAGAGGAGAG CACGTCTTCTCGATGGACCCTACAAATGTGGAGAATGGACGAGGGAAGGTTCCACATGACCCCAGCTTCCCCTTTGCTAGCACCTTCAGTG GTGGGGAGTTGTATACAGGACTGACGGCAGATTTCCTGGGTAGAGACTCTGTGATCTTCAGGAGTATGGGCGGTCGCTCCACCATGAGGACAGAGACTGACCAGAAACTGCTCCATG ACCCTAAGTTCATCGCGGCCCATCTCATCCCAGACAACGACGACAGAGACAATGACAAAGTGTATTTCTTCTTCACTGAGAAGGCCACAGATGCAGGGGACAGGGAGGGGGCCATACACACACGTATCGGACGAGTGTGTGCG AATGACATTGGAGGCCAGAGAGTGTTGGTGAACAAATGGAGTACCTTCATCAAAGCTCGACTGGTCTGCTCTGTACCAGGACCTCATGGCATCGACACACACTTCAACCAACTGG AGGATGTTTTCCTGCTGAGGACCAAGGATGAAAGGAACCCAGACATCTATGCAATCTTCAGCACCATCAG TAATGTGTTCCAGggttttgctgtgtgtgtttaccgtATGGCTGACATCAGAGAAGCTTTCAATGGACCCTTCGCTCACAAAGAGGGTCCTGACTACCAGTGGGGGGCCTATGAAGGGAGGGTCCCTTATCCAAGACCAGGCGTG tGCCCGAGTAAAATCACCAACCAGCCAGGCAGAGAGTTTGGAAGCACAAAGGACTTCCCTGATTCGGTGCTGCAGTTTGCTCGCAACCACCCACTGATGTGGCGACCGGTGTATCCCGCCCTGCGCCAGCCTGTGCTCGTCAAGGCCAACACTCCTTACAAGCTGAGACAAATTGTAGTCGACCGGGTCGAGGCAGAGGATGGGCAGTACGATGTCATGTTCATCGGCACAG ACGTTGGTACAGTATTGAAGGTCATTGCTCTGCACAGTGGAAACAGcctggagacagaggaggtcaCACTAGAGGAGCTACAAGTCTTTAAA GTGCCAACTCCAATTACATCAATGGATATATCCGTGAAAAGG CAAGCCCTGTATGTGGGCTCTCCAGCAGGTGTTGCGCAGGTGAAGCTGCATCGCTGTGAAACTTATGGGAAAGCCTGCGCTGAGTGCTGCCTGGCCAGAGACCCTTACTGCGCCTGGGACGGATCACTTTGCGCACGATATGTACCCAACAGCAAACGTCGCTACCGCAGACAGGACATCAGGCATGGAAACCCTGTGCTGCAGTGTATGGATCAGAATCTGAGCG AGGAGCTTGATGTGGCAGAGGACAGGGTGGTGTATGCAACAGAGAACAATAGTACCTTCCTGGAGTGTGTTCCTCGCTCTCCACAAGCTACCGTTACCTGGCTCGTCCAGCGTGACGACCGCAAGGAAGAG GTGAAGCTGGATGATCGTGTGATGTCGACAGAGCAGGGGCTCCTGTTTCGTCGTCTCTTCCGCCAGGATGAAGGCATGTACATCTGCCGCTCCCGAGAGCACGGCTTCACACAGACCCTGGCCCGCCTCACCCTCGAAGTCCTCCAGGGGGAGACTGTGGACGAACTCATGGCACGTGACAACGTCGGCCTCTCTGATTCGTTCAAAGACCGGTCTACAGGAGGCTACAGGGCCTGGATGCCTTGTAGCACATATAGCAGGGCAGGCTCATCAAGCCAAATCAGCCAATCACGTACATGGTTCAAGGATATCATGCAGCTGATTGGGCCGTCAAACCTGCCGCACGTGGAGGAGTACTGCGAGAGGATGTGGTGCAACGAcaagctgaggaggaagcacaAGAGCATGCTGGAGAAATTCCGCCAGGCGCAGGACAGCGCCAGGAAGGCTCGAAGCAAGAGCTCCGGCGAACGTAACCGGACGCCAAGGGATCTCAGCGCGAGGAAGGAGTAA